In Methanocellales archaeon, the sequence GGTGCTCTTCTCCGTGCTAACTAAGAAGGTGTCCACATCTACGTTTGCATCTATTGCAACATGGCTCTTCTTCGCGGTTATGCTCTCCATTATTGCTTCGCTCATCGTAAACACGATAGCACCTTTCCCGAGTGGTCAGAGAATGTCCCCTGAAATTCGAGAATCTACTGAATTTCAGGCGTTGATGCAAAAGAGATTCGTCCTACAGGACAGCATCTCAAAGCTGTCCCCCACCTATCTATACAGCGAAGTGGCTTCGCAGATTCTAGGTGAGACACAGGGTAGGGCAGCGTTTGGCTTGAGCTTAGGTGGCCCTCCTTCATTCGGGTCGCCAACGCTGACTCAGAGCGTCGCTGCGAGCTGGCCAAGCATCGCCGCCATAACGTTAGGTCTAGTGGTCTGCTTTGCAGCGTCCTACCTGTTTTTCATGCGCTTAGAGATCAGACCGGGAGGATAAGCGAATACTGAACTGAAAATAAAAGTAATGAGGAGGGGGCTTCGGCGGTTCTTTACTCCATATCTTCCATTCCCCTCGCTTCAGCCTCCTCTTGCATTACCATTGATTAGATGAAAATGTGAATGAATGGGTGATGAGAACAAATGGATGATGAGAACATGAGGAAAAACCACAGTATAAGGAACCACAGTATAAGGAATTTAAGGCACTTAGGGCAGGTAGTTGCTTGCCATCTTATCGTTTTAACGTTATGCTCGGCAATTTTTCCTGTTAGCGTAGTGGGTCTGCAGGAAACAGCTACCGTCGCAGGTAGAGTCGTAGATGAAGATGGTCAAGGGTTAAGTGACATTGAGATCAAAGTGTATTCTTCTGATGGAGCCTATGTCCAGAACAAGCGCACATATTCTAATGGATATTTTTTTGTCTATGGTCTGCCACTCGGCAAATACACCCTTCATTTTTCAGATTTGGATTCAAAGTACGAGTCATATGACATAAGCGTTTCATTGACTAGTGTTGGGCAGACCGACCTCGGAGACCTAGTTTTGCTTAGGGCCCTGAGATCCTCCTCGTCAGCCTTGAGCCGTGTGGAAAGTCCTGGAGACAAAGTGCTCCTTCCCTTCACGGTCAGCAATATAGGCGAGGAATCAGAAGTAGTGGAATTCTTGGTATCCAAGCCAGAGGGCTGGTCAACGAGGGTTTTGGATGCAACCGGCGAGGTTACAAAAGTGTACCTATCATCCGGCTCAAGCCTAAATCTCCAGTTAGAAGCCAGGATTCCTTCAACATCCACAGGAAACAACAGCCTAACGCTCACCTCAGTCGGGAAAACGAACTCAACGTTAAGCTTCACGATATTGGTCAAGCCGCTCGACGAGCCCATAATATCCTGCAGGGTTGTGGACGAAGGGGGCGAAGGGATAGGGGGCGTCAAGGTGGAGGTGTACTCTTCTGACGAATCCTACGTTGAGAGCGGGCAAACAGACTCTAAAGGCTATTTCAGCATTCACCACCTGCAAACCGGCACATACGTAATCCACTTTTCGAAGCTGGGATACGTCGAGGTGACTAAAAGCGTTACTATAGGTGATGACGTAGTCCACCTCGGAGACCTAGTTTTGCTTAGGGCCCTGAGATCCTCCTCGTCAGCCTTGAGCCGTGTGGAAAGTCCTGGAGACAAAGTGCTCCTTCCCTTCACGGTCAGCAATATAGGCGAGGAATCAGAAGTAGTGGAATTCTTGGTATCCAAGCCAGAGGGCTGGTCAACGAGGGTTTTGGATGCAACCGGCGAGGTTACAAAAGTGTACCTATCATCCGGCTCAAGCCTAAATCTCCAGTTAGAAGCCAGGATTCCTTCAACATCCACAGGAAACAACAGCCTAACGCTCACCTCAGTCGGGAAAACGAACTCAACGTTAAGCTTCACGATATTGGTCAAGCCGCTCGACGAGCCCATAATATTTTGTCAATTTCCTGGAAAGGCGGTTGAACCCGGTGAAACTGTCACATTCCAGTTGAGAGTGGAAAATCCCTTCGGCATGGAAATGCGGTTTAGAGTATCTGTTGATTCAGTCCCGCTCAATTGGACAACCTTTGTCAAAAGCGCAGATGGCGAGGCTGTGACAGAAGTGACTTTGGATAGTGGTGAGTTCGCAGACCTCATCCTTGAGGTCACTCCCCCTGTTACTGCGATGTTAGGTGAATATGAAATATCGGTCAAAGCAGAATCCTCTGATTTGAAAGTAATTACCTTCTTACCACTGAATATAAACATAACAAAGGCCGAAGAGGAAATTGAGGTTACCGCAACATTTCTGGAAGTGACTGCTAAGGCGGGCGAGGTCGCGAAATATCCCATAACGATAATCAACTCAGGCAAGACGGATACGCGTCTGTTTCTATCTGTCGTGGAACCTCCTACGGATTGGGAGGTGGCTTTCAAGTCTGACACCGTCGAGGTGTCAAGTCTATACCTAAAGGCGGGAGAATCAGAGAATCTGGTTGTTGAGGTCACTCCGCCCAGCACTGTTAACATTAGTAGTTATTTGGTACCAGTTCAAGTCGAATCAGCGGATGGCACCAGTAGCATTCGGCTGGATTTGAAGGCCAATATCATAGGCTCTTACGATCTAAGTCTGGCGCCTTCTACGCTCCTTACCAGCGCTACTGTCGGAGATACCACCACCTTTACGGCAAAGATTACAAACACAGGGGAAACACCTATGACAACCCTCAAGCTTGATATTGAGGTACCAGAAGGCTGGGATGCATCCGTTACTCCTGCGCAGATAGAGTCGCTTAAACCGCGCGAATCCTTCACCTTCACTATAGTCGTGGAGGTACCGGACGATACCGTTGCTGGGGACTATTTGCTCACCTTGAAGGGTTTAAGTGACCAAGTCGAGTCAGATGAAGTCCAGATAAGGGCGACAGCCTCGGCTTCGACTTCCTGGGGGCTTGCAGGAATAGGGATAATCGCCGTGATATTGGGGGGCCTAATAGTCGTGTTCAAGAAGTTCAGTAGGAGGTGAAGGAAGGAAAGAAAAAAACCGGCAAGGTTTGAAATCGGATGGCAGTGAAATTACAACGGCGACCTTTAAGGTCGTTTTTCTTTGTTATTTCACTCCAATCTAATCGCAGGAATCCAGTCATTATGGGTGACACCGTTTACATCGGTGAACTGTGTGCAGGTGATTATCCCTCCTGTCACTGCCTTGCTGGTCGCATGTATTATCTGCGGATAAGAGCCCGTCCTGATCGTGTAATGGTATGTTTCACCTGCCCTTAATACGAAAGATTCGCTAAAGGTTAGGTTGTGATAATCGCCTGCGTATCCATTCCAGGTTGCAGTCGTATTCCATGTCGAATTCCATATTTTCACGTATTCTGCGTGCCCGCCGGTTCCTGTGCAGGGATATGTATAAATCTTGGATACGGTTATTGTTTGGTTTGGCGTGATTGTGCCATTGTGTATACCTAAGATGCTTGGATATGATCCTTCACCTGTGTCGAAAATAAATTCTCCTATTTCTGAAACCGCTATTATCTTTAGAGTTGTACTCGTTGCTCCGTCATTATCAGTTACTGTTAGACCTACGTAATAATCGCCTGCTGAGGTATAGGAGTGAGTGATGACTGATTCTGTCGTACTTGTGATATTTCCATCGTCGAAGCCCCATTCGTAATTTGTGATGCATCCATCTGGGTCTATTGAATTAGAAGCGTTGAAAGTGATTGTTTGGTTTGTGATTAGATTCTCTGATGAATATGTGAAGGATGCGATTGGTGGGTCATTCACAGAAAATATGGTCACGGTGATATCCTGAGATGCTGATAGGCCGTCAGAATCGGTGAGCGTCAAGGTGACGGTGTCTGAGCCATACGCATTACATACAGGCATGATTGTAAGTACATCACTCTCAAGGGATATAGATACATTAAATAGACTTATATCCACTCCACTGATACTCCAGATGAGATCGGTATCGTTATCCTTCAGATCGAACTCATGAGAGGTGAGGTCGCAGCTATAGGGGGTATCCTCATCAGTATAGGCGGGTGGAATTGTTCCTATGATGAACGGGCTATCGCGTTGAGAACTGCTCATAATATCGACATTGGTGGTCAAATTATAGTTCAGATCGAATGAGTAGCCAGAATTTTGGTTGTAGCCCGTAAGGTCAATGCGGTTCCAGCCAGTTTCAAGGTGAAGAGTAGCTGGGAAAGTATGAGGTGAATCAAAAGCGTAATTGAGGAAGCATCGGGGGACACAATCCCCGCTTGCGGGAATGGTTATGTTCTTCGGACTGCTCACATATACATAGGTCCAAGCATGCCATTGATGATCTTTACTGGCGGATATATGTAAATTCCCGTTGCCCAGCGTATCCCAATTTAAGTTCCCAACTGAGCCGGAACTCTGCGTGTAATTCTGGCTCCACGGCACCTCATACGACCACTCCCCAACCCATCTTCCCCAGCCATCCTCGTAGTCATGTCTCCATGGCCTCAGCCACGGTTCGTTGTCGTGGAACCGGTCATCAGCATTGTATCTAATGTTCCAGAGGTTATCGGCAAAGCCGACGGGGGCGTAGAGGTAGGGATTATAGTCTACAATCCCTTTGCTGGAATCATCAAACCAATCGTATATCATCGCTTGTATTTCCGTTTCATCAGTGGTGCCCCACCAGTTGTTGGTGGCATTGAGATTTGGTGAACCTTGGGGATTGCCGTTGTATAATTCGTAGGTGGCGGTGTTATCAAATATGTTATTTTTGTTAAAGAGTGGATGGCTAGAGATGAAAACTGCATAGGTTGGTGCAGTACCCATTGCTATGTTGCCTATTATAGTGTTGTATTTGAAATCCTGATTGTCCGCATAGCTATAATAGACAGCCGAAGCGTTTAAAGCAGCGTTTCTAATTATAGAATTATTAGAGATGGTGGCTATGCCATAATAGACGTATATTCCACCACCAACTTGTGGCTTCCCATCATATTTACTATGTAATGCATTGTTTTCACTGACAAGATTATTAGAGATGGTGGCTGTGGCCGAGCCGAAGACTATGATTCCACCACCGCCACCGTAAGAGAATCCGCCCGATGAAAGTTGATTATTACTGATGGTATTGTTTAAAATGGTAGTAGTGCCCCCATAAACACTGATTCCACCGCCATCACCTGATACAATATTATTACGAATATTATTATTAGAAACGGTGGCTGTGGCCGAATGGATACCAATTCCACCACCACTGTTACCACTACCATATGGGGCATTTGCTGTATTTTGACTAATAAAATTGTTGGAGATTATGGCTGTGGCCGAATAGACATATATTCCACCGCCACCCAAAGATGCCGTATTGTTATTGATGGTATTATTTAAAATAGTGGCTGTAGCACCACTAAAGACGTATATTCCGCCACCACCATCACTACCGCCATAATAATAATATGATCCGCCTAATGCCGTGTTATCACTAATAGTGTTATCATAGATTATGGCTGTGCAGCCACAGACACTTATTCCCCCACCACCTCCACCATAACCATGATAGGATGCCTTGTTATTACTGATTGTGTTATTGGAAATGGTGGCTATACCACCAGTTACACCGATTCCGCCACCAGATGATAAGGCAATATTATTTATAATAGTATTATTTGTAATCTTAAGATTCTCTGATAGACTCCATGCATAAATCCCTGCTGCATTATTGTTTCTTATCGTACAATAGTTGATAAACGGATGGGCATTATTCATCCTCACTGCTCCATTATTATCAACACTCACACCACCTGCGTACTCAACAACGCAGTATTCTAAGATAGACCCCTGCCCATCATCGTAGTCAGTGCTTGAATCGCTGAACAGAACATAGCCCCAATCTCCTGCAACAGGCGTCGTTTGGTTTGAGGTAAATGTAATCATATTGTCACTCGTTCCCTGTGCAATTAGTGTGCCATCTATCTGAAGGGCAAAACCGCTGTCAAATTTCACTGTAACTCCTGGTTCAATAGTCAATGTAACGCCATCATTAACTAAAACGCCACCAACAACAATGTACGGGCTGTTTGCCAGCGTCCAGGTAGTATCGAAACTTATCATACCGCTGACACAGGTTGGATCACTTGATACGGTTATCGTTTTATTTGTGGAATTCGTTGCTCTAGAAGCAGAAGATACGTCTGTGGTTACTACTTTATTCGATGATTCTGATGCTATAGACGGTATTGCCACTGTAACAAAAGGTAGTGTAACATTCCCCATGCCATCTGGGGCATCATCCATTAGGTTCACTGGATTATTCGCTGCGATAGCTATACCATTAAGTGAACTGCCCACAACAGCCAAAATTATAAACAAAGCATAAAGCTTTGTGATTTTGTTTTTCATCTGCCTCACCCTTTAAAAGGGATTATATTTTTTTTGGCCTTATGGGGCATATTCATCCGAAACAATATAAAAATCTTTTCCTAAATACTGTAGCTGCAAGGCCATAGTTGCTTAGATTTGGCAATATTGTTGAAGTTTGGCAGTATTTTTGAGAGTTCCAACCGAAAATTCTACAGTACAGTCGTGTTGTGATTATCCCAACAACTAAAGACAAGCGCATAATGAACTAATTTTAAGAGTCACAATTAGCTAAAAATAGAAACTAATTTTTGATTTTATTTAGCATTAAGTAATCATGCTTCATTTTGTTTTAGACCGCAAGATACTATTATATGAGATGAGCAAAAAACATATGACATCACATTACTCTTGTTGGAGGAAGTCAAAGTTTGAAACAACCCAGTGTTAATATCGGCATTGTGGGGCATGTGGACCATGGTAAAACCACTCTAGTTAGCGCTTTATCTGGTGTTTGGACTGATCGGCATAGTGAGGAACTCAAGAGAGGTATATCGATACGTTTGGGATATGCAGATATCACCTTTCGAAAGTGCCCCAACTGCGAGGAGCCCAAATGTTATTCCATAGAAAAAAAGTGTCCGCATTGCGGTTCGGATACCAATGAGATTCGAACGGTGTCCTTCGTTGACTCTCCTGGTCATGAAACATTGATGGCAACCATGCTAAGTGGTGCTGCGATCATGGACGGCGCTGTACTGGTCATTGCAGCGAGTGAGCCCTGTCCACAGCCACAGACCAAGGAGCATCTGATGGCATTGGACATAATTGAGGTTAAAAATGTCGTAATTGCTCAAAACAAGATTGATATAGTGTCAAGAGAGGACGTTCTCAAGCATTATCATCAAATAAAAAAGTTTGTGAAGGGCACGGTGGCCGAAAATGCACCCATAGTGCCCATCTCAGCGCAGCACAAGGCGAACATCGATGTTCTGATTAAAGTGATCGAAGAAACGATTCCGACACCGGTTCATGATTTAAACAAACCAGCCCACATGTCCATCGCCAGATCATTTGACGTAAACAAGCCAGGGGTTACGCCAAATAAAATCATGGGGGGAATCATAGGAGGGGTACTAAATCAGGGCTTGCTGAGGGTTGGAGATCAAATAGAGATTAAGCCTGGTAGGAAGGTAGACTTTGAGGGCAAGATAAGCTGGGTTCCGATTAGGACCCAGATAACGAAAATAATGGCCGGGGGGCAAAGTGTCAAGGAGGCCATACCTGGAGGATTATTGGGCGTTGGAACGAAGCTGGATCCATCTATGACCAAAAGCGATGCGCTTGTAGGGCAAGTAGCAGGTCACTTAGACTCACTTCCCCCGGTTTGGGAGGAGTTTGCAATGAGTGTCAAATTGCTTGATAGGGTTGTGGGTTCGCAAGAAGAATCTGATGTAGAACCCATACGCACAAGTGAGTTGTTGATGCTTAGTATTGGAACAGCCACCACGATAGGGGTTGTATCCTCTGCTAGAAATAATGAAATGGACGTCAAACTAAAGCGGCCGGTTTGTGCTCAGCCTGCTTCAAGAGTTGCAATCAGCAGACGAATTGGTGCTAGATGGCGTTTGATTGGGGTTGGAGTGCTCCTATGAGGGCAATTCTCGATACCAACGCATTGATGATTCCCGGGCAATTTGGCGTTGACATCTTCTCTGAATTGGAAAGATTGGGTTACGACCAATTCATCGTTCCTGGACAAGTCGTATGTGAGTTGGAGAGTCTGTACAAAAAAGGTGGCAACAAAGTTGAAGTATCTATAGCGTTATCACTCCTGGATAGATGTGAGGTCGTCGATGCAAAAGGACTCACAGACGATATGATCCTCCAAACCGCCGGGGAGATGAACGCCGCGGTCGTCACGAATGATGCAGAATTGAGAAAGCGATTAAAAGATAAGGGTATAACTACCATATCCCTACGCCAGAAAAAGAGGTTGGACTATGTATAGGAAAATGAGGCTTATAGATACCGTGCGCATCCCACCAGATAAATTGGGTGGTAAAATAGAGCAGGTTGTCAAATCAGCATTAGAGGAGAAACTTGAGGGCAGAACTGACAAAACGCTTGGCTCCATCGTAGCCGTAACAGATGTAGTTGAGATAAAGGGGGGACGCATCCTTGTGGGTGATGGGGCTGTATACTATGACACTACCTTTGATGCAATTGTCTACAAACCGGAACTGCAGGAGATCATTGAGGGGGGCATAGCGGAGATCGTTGAATTTGGGGCGTTCGTTAGCATGGGGCCTGTTGATGGACTACTCCATGTCAGCCAAATTGATGATGATTATATCTCCTACGATGAAAAAAATGCGCGCTTAGTCGGCAAGAAAAGTAACAGGGCGTTAGCTGAGGGCGACAGCCTTAGGGCGAGAGTTGTGGCAGTCAGCTTAAACGAGAGGGACCCCCGGGAGAGCAAGATAGGGCTGACCATGCGCCAAACAGCATTAGGCAAGCTGGAGTGGTTAGAAGAGGCACGTAAGAAGTTGGAAGAATGACTGAAAAAGCGTGTAGAGAATGTCACAGGATTACGAGAGGGCCAACATGTAGCTGTGGCTCCACCTCGCTGAGCACGGATTGGGTGGGATACGTCATTATAATCGATCCCCAAAGATCTGAGGCGGCAAAGAGGATGAATATCAGTCAGCCTGGCAAATATGCGCTGAAGGTGCGATGACTTGGCTCTAACTTTAACCCAAGAATTGAGAGAGCATTTTAAAAAACCTTTTGGCACCCTTTATAAAGGAGATGAGCCCATTGAGAGCCTAAAGCGGGATCTTTGTAATCCGACTAAACTCATCTCCGTCGGCGACGTCGTGACGTTTTATTTGATCAAATCCGGAAAGATTCCTGACATATGCGTGGTGGACGAAAAAATCATGAGGAAGAAGGCTCCTAAAGAGTTGATCCAAGGTACTCAGATGCAAGAGTTCACGCAAAAGTCCCTAGCTAATCCCGCAGGTCAGATCACCAGAGAACTCGTCCTTGTCTTGCATGAAGCTATGGGGCACAGCAAACCGATAAGAATATTTGTACGTGGTGAAGAAGACTTAGCTGCGTTGCCAGCAGTCATTATGGCACCCTTGCATTCGGTCGTCATCTATGGTCAACCGGGTGAAGGCGTGGTATTAGTGCCTGTTGACGAGGGAAAGAAATATGAAGCAATGTCTCTACTTCGACAAATGAAAGGAGATTCGTTGTGCTCTTTGCTGGAGGACATGATGAAAGCAACCCAAGGGAGGCAATTATGAATAGCGAAGTCATAGAAAAGAGATTAAACCCATTGTTGAAAAGGCTGGAAATAACGTTCAAGGTGGACCATGAAGGCGCTACCCCATCTAGAGAAGAGATCAGAAACAATTTGGCTGCCATGCTCAATGCGAAAAAAGAATTGGTCATTATCGAGCGAATGCGCTCGGAGTATGGCAAAAGAGAGACGCGCGGTTACGCAAAAATTTACAACTCTGAGAAAGATCTCAGAGATATTGAGCAGGCACATATAATCCAACGAAACGTCATCAAGGCAGAAGAAAAACCGGCAGAAAAGGTTGAGACCAAGAAGGAAGTTGAACCTGAACTCAAAGAGAAGACACCAAAATCAAAAGAAATCAAAGCTAAACCTGAGATATCAGCAGAAAAGGTTGAGACTAAGAAGGAAGTTGAACCTAAACCCAAAGAGAAGACATCAAAATCAAACCCCAAATCAAAAGAAGCCAAAGCGAAACCTGAGACTAAATCCAAGGGAGAATGACCATGGTCAGCAAATTCTATGATACTGGTGATAAGACGCTAAAGCGAACGAGGCAAATCTGCCCGCGCTGTGGAGATGGTACTTTTCTAGCTGAGCATAGCGACCGGCGCTCATGCGGCAAGTGTGGTTACACGGAGTTCAAGTCTAAAAAGAATGAAAAATAGATTTGTCCTGGGTATAGAAGGGACGGCTTGGAACCTAAGTGCTGCCATTGTCGATCGTACCAATATTGTTGCCGAGGCAGAGTCGCAATACCTGCCTCAGAAAGGTGGTCTGCACCCCAGAATGGCAGCGCAACACCATGCATCTAACATCGGAGATCTGATAAAAAAGGTCTTAGCTGAAGGGGCTGGCAAGGATCTATCTGCCGTCGCCTTCTCGCAAGGTCCGGGATTTGGGCCTTGTCTTAGAACGATAGCGACCGCTGCCAGAGCTCTCTCTCTTTCCTTAGACATTCCGCTGATAGG encodes:
- a CDS encoding NEW3 domain-containing protein translates to MDDENMRKNHSIRNHSIRNLRHLGQVVACHLIVLTLCSAIFPVSVVGLQETATVAGRVVDEDGQGLSDIEIKVYSSDGAYVQNKRTYSNGYFFVYGLPLGKYTLHFSDLDSKYESYDISVSLTSVGQTDLGDLVLLRALRSSSSALSRVESPGDKVLLPFTVSNIGEESEVVEFLVSKPEGWSTRVLDATGEVTKVYLSSGSSLNLQLEARIPSTSTGNNSLTLTSVGKTNSTLSFTILVKPLDEPIISCRVVDEGGEGIGGVKVEVYSSDESYVESGQTDSKGYFSIHHLQTGTYVIHFSKLGYVEVTKSVTIGDDVVHLGDLVLLRALRSSSSALSRVESPGDKVLLPFTVSNIGEESEVVEFLVSKPEGWSTRVLDATGEVTKVYLSSGSSLNLQLEARIPSTSTGNNSLTLTSVGKTNSTLSFTILVKPLDEPIIFCQFPGKAVEPGETVTFQLRVENPFGMEMRFRVSVDSVPLNWTTFVKSADGEAVTEVTLDSGEFADLILEVTPPVTAMLGEYEISVKAESSDLKVITFLPLNINITKAEEEIEVTATFLEVTAKAGEVAKYPITIINSGKTDTRLFLSVVEPPTDWEVAFKSDTVEVSSLYLKAGESENLVVEVTPPSTVNISSYLVPVQVESADGTSSIRLDLKANIIGSYDLSLAPSTLLTSATVGDTTTFTAKITNTGETPMTTLKLDIEVPEGWDASVTPAQIESLKPRESFTFTIVVEVPDDTVAGDYLLTLKGLSDQVESDEVQIRATASASTSWGLAGIGIIAVILGGLIVVFKKFSRR
- a CDS encoding PKD domain-containing protein; the encoded protein is MKNKITKLYALFIILAVVGSSLNGIAIAANNPVNLMDDAPDGMGNVTLPFVTVAIPSIASESSNKVVTTDVSSASRATNSTNKTITVSSDPTCVSGMISFDTTWTLANSPYIVVGGVLVNDGVTLTIEPGVTVKFDSGFALQIDGTLIAQGTSDNMITFTSNQTTPVAGDWGYVLFSDSSTDYDDGQGSILEYCVVEYAGGVSVDNNGAVRMNNAHPFINYCTIRNNNAAGIYAWSLSENLKITNNTIINNIALSSGGGIGVTGGIATISNNTISNNKASYHGYGGGGGGISVCGCTAIIYDNTISDNTALGGSYYYYGGSDGGGGIYVFSGATATILNNTINNNTASLGGGGIYVYSATAIISNNFISQNTANAPYGSGNSGGGIGIHSATATVSNNNIRNNIVSGDGGGISVYGGTTTILNNTISNNQLSSGGFSYGGGGGIIVFGSATATISNNLVSENNALHSKYDGKPQVGGGIYVYYGIATISNNSIIRNAALNASAVYYSYADNQDFKYNTIIGNIAMGTAPTYAVFISSHPLFNKNNIFDNTATYELYNGNPQGSPNLNATNNWWGTTDETEIQAMIYDWFDDSSKGIVDYNPYLYAPVGFADNLWNIRYNADDRFHDNEPWLRPWRHDYEDGWGRWVGEWSYEVPWSQNYTQSSGSVGNLNWDTLGNGNLHISASKDHQWHAWTYVYVSSPKNITIPASGDCVPRCFLNYAFDSPHTFPATLHLETGWNRIDLTGYNQNSGYSFDLNYNLTTNVDIMSSSQRDSPFIIGTIPPAYTDEDTPYSCDLTSHEFDLKDNDTDLIWSISGVDISLFNVSISLESDVLTIMPVCNAYGSDTVTLTLTDSDGLSASQDITVTIFSVNDPPIASFTYSSENLITNQTITFNASNSIDPDGCITNYEWGFDDGNITSTTESVITHSYTSAGDYYVGLTVTDNDGATSTTLKIIAVSEIGEFIFDTGEGSYPSILGIHNGTITPNQTITVSKIYTYPCTGTGGHAEYVKIWNSTWNTTATWNGYAGDYHNLTFSESFVLRAGETYHYTIRTGSYPQIIHATSKAVTGGIITCTQFTDVNGVTHNDWIPAIRLE
- a CDS encoding translation initiation factor IF-2 subunit gamma is translated as MKQPSVNIGIVGHVDHGKTTLVSALSGVWTDRHSEELKRGISIRLGYADITFRKCPNCEEPKCYSIEKKCPHCGSDTNEIRTVSFVDSPGHETLMATMLSGAAIMDGAVLVIAASEPCPQPQTKEHLMALDIIEVKNVVIAQNKIDIVSREDVLKHYHQIKKFVKGTVAENAPIVPISAQHKANIDVLIKVIEETIPTPVHDLNKPAHMSIARSFDVNKPGVTPNKIMGGIIGGVLNQGLLRVGDQIEIKPGRKVDFEGKISWVPIRTQITKIMAGGQSVKEAIPGGLLGVGTKLDPSMTKSDALVGQVAGHLDSLPPVWEEFAMSVKLLDRVVGSQEESDVEPIRTSELLMLSIGTATTIGVVSSARNNEMDVKLKRPVCAQPASRVAISRRIGARWRLIGVGVLL
- a CDS encoding DNA-binding protein, coding for MRAILDTNALMIPGQFGVDIFSELERLGYDQFIVPGQVVCELESLYKKGGNKVEVSIALSLLDRCEVVDAKGLTDDMILQTAGEMNAAVVTNDAELRKRLKDKGITTISLRQKKRLDYV
- a CDS encoding DNA-directed RNA polymerase, which produces MYRKMRLIDTVRIPPDKLGGKIEQVVKSALEEKLEGRTDKTLGSIVAVTDVVEIKGGRILVGDGAVYYDTTFDAIVYKPELQEIIEGGIAEIVEFGAFVSMGPVDGLLHVSQIDDDYISYDEKNARLVGKKSNRALAEGDSLRARVVAVSLNERDPRESKIGLTMRQTALGKLEWLEEARKKLEE
- a CDS encoding DNA-directed RNA polymerase, subunit E'', whose amino-acid sequence is MTEKACRECHRITRGPTCSCGSTSLSTDWVGYVIIIDPQRSEAAKRMNISQPGKYALKVR
- a CDS encoding DUF359 domain-containing protein is translated as MALTLTQELREHFKKPFGTLYKGDEPIESLKRDLCNPTKLISVGDVVTFYLIKSGKIPDICVVDEKIMRKKAPKELIQGTQMQEFTQKSLANPAGQITRELVLVLHEAMGHSKPIRIFVRGEEDLAALPAVIMAPLHSVVIYGQPGEGVVLVPVDEGKKYEAMSLLRQMKGDSLCSLLEDMMKATQGRQL
- a CDS encoding 30S ribosomal protein S27ae yields the protein MVSKFYDTGDKTLKRTRQICPRCGDGTFLAEHSDRRSCGKCGYTEFKSKKNEK